One window of Nymphaea colorata isolate Beijing-Zhang1983 chromosome 11, ASM883128v2, whole genome shotgun sequence genomic DNA carries:
- the LOC126410575 gene encoding mitochondrial inner membrane protein OXA1-like isoform X1 has translation MNDVAEVLTEKAVEAVVQTPGVDEVAVAAADSFLPVAALQYLVDAVHYYTGLNWWTAIALTTLLIRGITVPLLINQLKATSKLTLMRPQLKEISNQMRGVCLMLPVSNLRLMP, from the exons ATGAACGACGTCGCGGAAGTTCTTACGGAGAAGGCCGTGGAGGCCGTCGTCCAGACGCCCGGCGTAGACGAAGTTGCGGTCGCCGCCGCCGACTCGTTCTTACCCGTTGCGGCCTTGCAGTACCTCGTCGACGCAGTTCACTATTATACTGGGTTGAATTG GTGGACTGCTATCGCTCTAACAACTCTTCTGATTCGTGGAATAACTGTTCCTCTCTTAATAAATCAGCTCAAAGCTACTTCAAAACTCACA CTGATGCGACCACAGTTAAAGGAAATCAGTAATCAGATGCGTGGGGTTTGTCTTATGCTCCCAGTTTCAAATCTCCGCCTCATGCCTTAA
- the LOC126410575 gene encoding mitochondrial inner membrane protein OXA1-like isoform X2 has protein sequence MNDVAEVLTEKAVEAVVQTPGVDEVAVAAADSFLPVAALQYLVDAVHYYTGLNWWTAIALTTLLIRGITVPLLINQLKATSKLTGIYAADATTVKGNQ, from the exons ATGAACGACGTCGCGGAAGTTCTTACGGAGAAGGCCGTGGAGGCCGTCGTCCAGACGCCCGGCGTAGACGAAGTTGCGGTCGCCGCCGCCGACTCGTTCTTACCCGTTGCGGCCTTGCAGTACCTCGTCGACGCAGTTCACTATTATACTGGGTTGAATTG GTGGACTGCTATCGCTCTAACAACTCTTCTGATTCGTGGAATAACTGTTCCTCTCTTAATAAATCAGCTCAAAGCTACTTCAAAACTCACA GGCATATATGCAGCTGATGCGACCACAGTTAAAGGAAATCAGTAA